CGATAGTCTACAGTCCCTGCCACCAAAAGTCGTGTATATTCATAGAAACTCCACTGCCGTCCCGGTCCAATTCCGAAACAGCCACCCAACATATTGGACGGAAGGACAGGTGCTCGGGTTCTTGATCCTGGCCGGTCACGGAGTCGGGTATGATGACGGTGGAGAGGATACACAGTCATTTATGAACACCATGGACACGGTAACGCCTATGCCTGTTCCACCGGTACCCACGACGACACCTTACGGCATCCTGATACTGCTGGCCCTGCTAATCCTTTCAGCCGTTTATGTGCTGTACAAAAAGAGAACGACGGCCAACGTGTAGTAATCGCATATCCTGACAGAGTCAATACCTGAGCGGAGGTTCTCCTCCGCTCTTCTCTTTTCAGGGCAACTGCCCACTCCCCTTTGTGTGCCTGCACAAGCTCCCACAACAAGAGGCTTGTTGATAAAGGCCCAATCCGCGGGTGGTGTTGGGCGACCCAGCCCGACACCTACCGACCAACCCACAGGCTGTCAGGCGAGTCACCTGACAGCACCGGCAGAATGCAGTTTAGGGCTTGAGTTCCCAATTCGGAAGCGCGATAGGTGTCGTAAGTTGGCCCGGATGCAAAGTGAAGACAGTGGTGACTTCTATAACTTCAGCCAGCTTGAGAAACAGCGCCCGGGGACGAGGTATCTCGAAGTCATCCAAGCGAATCTCAAACTCGGCGCGCACGCGAAAGCTGCCCGGCTGGCCGGACTCTGCAAGTGGAGCAATTGAAAGTCGAGCCTCAATTGCACGTTTTACCCCGTGGATATAAAACAGCCCGACGGCTTCAGCGTGGTAACTGGAATCCACAGCGAACACTTGGGGCATCCCCTCCAGTGAGGTAAGTTCAAAATAGCAGTGGGGAAACTCATCGGTGTGCAGATGGTTTTGACGCATGTGCTCATCGCGCTTGTCAATCCCGGTCTTAAGCGTCCGCAAGTCGACAGAGAGCACAGCCGTGGCCGCGGATTGCGGTTGGTTGGGATCAAAGATAAACTGTCCGACAATCGCCTGCGTCTCACCATCAAGAAACTCAAGGCGGGCCGAAGATTCTATGTGAACGGTGTCGCTGCCCGATAGCGGATCCAGCCGGTATTCCGTCGCTGATGCGACCGGGGCCGCCAGCAGAGCCAGTGTCAATGCTGCAATGGTAAGTCGTGACATTCGGGCCTCAATTGTCCTGTGCATCCTGATCGATCCAATCGCCGATCAATTGAATGTCGGCCGGCGACAAATAGGGACCGTTTCGCGGCATGCGATCACCAAACGGCGGCGGATCGAGGAGTTTGCGATAGAGATTGCTGGCATCGGCATTGCGCTTGGTCAGCAGAGCACCGTGATCAGCCGATCCATTGACGATGCTGTTGTAGTTGGCGTCGGCATTGTTTCGGCTCAGAGTGAAACCACCACTGGAGGTGCCATGGCAACCGCTGGCGGCGCACCAGGTTTGGATCAAGGGGTTGACATCGGTCGAAAACCTGACACCGTCGTCATCGTAGATGGTCGCCGTCCCGGTAGCATCACCTATCTGACCATTGACCGCTGCGCTGATAGTCAGGCCAAAGCTCTCAGCAAACTCAACCGCAGCGTTGTTGATAGTGGCAACTGAGACGGCGGTACTCAGGGTACCTGCTGGAATTGTGTCCTTGCCGTTGGTGACGGCGTAGTCGGATGTCCCGGTGGCGTCGCCGTCGGACGTTGCGTAATCGAAGATAACATCCTGACTTGAGGTAGCATCGATAGAGACGGTGAACACGACTGTTTGGCCTTCAAGAACCTTGAAGTCACTGACCGACAGCGATGGACCTGTTCCACCACCACCTCCCCCGGTTGGTGAGTCGCCGGAGTCGGAGCAACCGAGCAAAACTGCCGTGGTCAATAGTATCGTTGCAACGAGGATTCGCTTGTACATGAGGCATCTCCTTTGTTTCAGTATCGCATTCAGTATCCAAAGTGAACCTGCAAAAACAGGTCGTCCTCATCCTGTCTGATGCCTCTCGTATAGTAGGTATATGATGGCCTGAGTTGCACGAACGGTAGCGGATACAACTCAATTGATACTCGCATGAATTCATCCACACCGGACTTGAGCGAACGGTCGCCGTCGAAGAAATTATATTCTGCTATCAGATACAGCCCGTATTCGAGTCGTGTGGTCAGGTTGGCGTATGTAATTAGTGTATCGTTGGCTTTGCCGGCCAGATCGAGTTCTCCCATCAATGTAAAACGGTCGTATGAGATACCGCCAAACAGAGCCCGACTGATTGGGAAACGCCCGGTGCTGCCGCCGGATTCTTCCGGCAGCCGCAAAGAGGCGCCGACAAGATATCCAACCGGGCCGTAGCCGGAAGCGCGATAAAGATGCGCGCCGTAGATGCCACGTCCGCTTTCATCCATAGCTTCGGCGACGAAATTGATGCCTTTCACCAGGGCGCCAACGGAAAGACCATCGAGATAGACATTGGAACCATGCCCCGTGCGCTCCTGCACAAACGCTTTGTGGTCGGAACTGTGCAAACCATAAGCCGGGTAGAATCGTCCTGCCTTGATGTAGAATCGATCATCGGCCTGCCGCCACAAGGCATAGTTTTCACTGATCCCCGCTTCACCGAACCGCAACTGATATGAAAACCGTTCAATCGGTTCGGCGTTGACAAAGGCGTCGGTCTGCATCCGAAACACACGACCGTCATCAAAGATCAGGTGGCGCGAGTCCAGTCCGATTGTCACCGCTTCGGAGAGCCGTGGTGAACGGTACTTGTCGGCGAGTTTTCTCTTGGTCGAAGGCAAACACAGTTCGTTGAATCCTACCGCGTGGTTGCCGTACTCGTTGCGCATACCGCCACCGTTGGGGTTGATATGACAATTGCCACAAGCGGCTCCTTGTTCAACAGCCAGTCGGGGAAATGATGTGGCCGATGAGATTATCAGGGCGGCAATGATCAGAACGACAGTGGCAAGCGGCAGAATCCTCATCTACAACTCCGTTATATCATTTGTGTCTTCGTGAGTATCAGCATAACGAATACAAGAGGGATTAGTTCCGGCATTCGTACATCTCTTTCCATTAACGGTGACGTTCGACTCGGAAGGCCGGCGGGCGGAAACCTCCAAGCGGTTCCGCCAGAGCGCAGTAGTAGGGAAAGATCCCTGTGCTCTTGGCTTCCTTGGCGGCATCCCTCCTACGGCGGACCTTCTGCGCAGGGATGCCGCCCTACAAAACTTGTGTCCGCGTGATCTTCAGATCGCGCGGAAGGCTGTCAGGCGAGTCGCCTTACAGCACGTTCGGATGTGGTGTTGGGCGACCCCGCCCGACACCGACCGTTCGGACGAAAGAACCAGAAGCGCTACCGCCCCGCGTGTCTACCTGCCGACAGAGGTGGTTCGAAGACGGACCCACCCTACTCTGCTACAAAACACGGTTACCTCGAAGCAGCATCATGCACGATCTGAGCGTAGCGCGCTGCCAGGGGACCGGAAGCGTAGGTGGCTTGTGCGTATTCGTTTCCGGCAGCCGCCAGTCGGCCACGCAGAGAACTGTCCTGGAGCAGTCGAGTGATCGCCGCAGCGAGGGAGCCAACACTGTCCGGTGCGGCCAATAAGCCGCGCTGCTCATGTGCGATTATGTCGGTGATCCCGCCGCTGGCCACTCCGACCACCGCCGTGCCGCATAACATGGCCT
Above is a window of Candidatus Zixiibacteriota bacterium DNA encoding:
- a CDS encoding YceI family protein, whose protein sequence is MSRLTIAALTLALLAAPVASATEYRLDPLSGSDTVHIESSARLEFLDGETQAIVGQFIFDPNQPQSAATAVLSVDLRTLKTGIDKRDEHMRQNHLHTDEFPHCYFELTSLEGMPQVFAVDSSYHAEAVGLFYIHGVKRAIEARLSIAPLAESGQPGSFRVRAEFEIRLDDFEIPRPRALFLKLAEVIEVTTVFTLHPGQLTTPIALPNWELKP